One Dromiciops gliroides isolate mDroGli1 chromosome 3, mDroGli1.pri, whole genome shotgun sequence DNA segment encodes these proteins:
- the HES3 gene encoding transcription factor HES-3, with the protein MVTDSAPRGNLAVCSFRKISKPLMEKKRRARINVSLEQLKTLLEKHYSHQIRKRKLEKADILELSVKYMKSLQNSVQGVPPVFTSAEYQAGFRSCLHGVSQFLRRSETSYSLPCHLLQELARVGLQAGAPGFSTTDSATSTSNPEVPSPGFARGPGAMEPWGSSPAANTLRPSRQRLLLPTAPTTSVPVPHQSPQPEVHRNSASGEGGRGQSVWRPW; encoded by the exons ATGGTCACCGATTCAGCGCCTCGGGGGAATCTGGCAGTTTGCAGCTTCCGAAAG ATATCCAAGCCactaatggaaaagaaaagacgaGCGAGGATCAACGTATCCCTGGAGCAGCTGAAAACTCTGCTGGAGAAACACTATTCGCACCAG ATCCGAAAGCGCAAACTGGAGAAGGCAGATATTCTGGAATTGAGCGTCAAATACATGAAAAGCCTACAGAACTCTGTTCAAG GTGTTCCCCCAGTGTTCACCAGCGCCGAATACCAGGCGGGCTTTCGGAGCTGCCTCCACGGGGTGAGCCAATTTTTGCGTCGCTCCGAGACAAGCTACAGCCTGCCCTGCCACCTGCTTCAGGAGCTGGCGCGTGTCGGCCTCCAGGCGGGTGCCCCGGGCTTCAGTACCACGGACAGCGCCACTTCTACTTCTAACCCTGAGGTGCCGTCTCCAGGCTTCGCCAGAGGCCCCGGGGCTATGGAGCCTTGGGGCTCCTCTCCCGCTGCCAACACCCTGCGGCCATCCAGACAGAGGCTTCTCCTTCCTACAGCCCCCACCACATCGGTCCCAGTTCCTCACCAGAGTCCCCAGCCGGAAGTCCATCGGAACAGCGCCTCCGGGGAGGGTGGCAGAGGGCAGAGCGTGTGGCGTCCCTGGTAA